cttAAAGCACATTGGTCTCTATTAAAAAAGTAAGGGTTATAAAGAGCCATCTGTGCCTAAATTCCTGTACACAGATGTCTGGACAAAAGACCCTAACACCAGTGATAAACAGTGCCATGTTAGCTGAATGTTTCTTCATCTGACAACTATCAACTCAGACTAAAATCTACAAAACTAACAAGGATCCGTGACAGAAAAATGGTTGTTGTACCTTGCAATCACAAATGCTAGGACTATACAAACTCCAACGTGCTATCAGTGAgatatttacatgtgtgtgtttaagcagAGCGTGTTTGTCTTCAGTACATGGGAGCACTATGTTTGGCTGCCTTTGAGACACACTGACAGGTGATGGGAAGCTATGAGTATGTGGTCACACCCAACTCCAACAATGCTATGCAGATTCAGGTAACCAAAGACCACgggacaggagggaggggggtagCTCACACTATATTTTAACTTGATTGACAAAAAGTTACTGGGTGAATACAGGCATTTTGTTCACATTGAGAGGGTTTCAGTGTCATACTCACCAGAAAGCAGAGCTGCGGCCAGTTGTGGATGAAGTACCTGTACGTATAAATTGAATAAGGCTCAGACAAGTCCTTGGTGATCAATCTCATGATCCACGGCATCTGCAGCTCCGACTCATAACGGACATATCGGATGCCGTGACTCTCCTCTTCCGCTCGCCCCGGGGAGCTGTTCAGGTCGAGCCGGGCCAGCTCTGCGGctggcggctgctgctgctccggGTCAGCAGGGTTGTCCTCTTCGCCGGGCCCGGCAGCGTCCGGCGGCTCGTCGCTCGGCGGTCTCGGCGGCTCCGTGTGGTCAAACTCCTCTTTCCCTTCGTCCCCAAGGTGGCTGTGGGCCGCCTCAGTTCTTGTGTAACCCGGCATCCCGTTCACGCTATTGTTAACCAGGGGAGAGTGACTGCCGTTTTTGGAGAAGGGGCTGTGGCCTTCGTGTTGGCAATGCTCATTATTGTTTCTAGCGGCCGGAGCCCCCTcactgctgccgctgctgctgctgtcacagttGTCCACGGACGGTCTCGGATTGTCAGGTCGGTTTCCTGTGTGTTGGTGGCTGTTAGCGTCCTCTGAGGGGCTGACCAAGCCgtttagctgctgctgctctcgcGCTTGCATTTTAAGGTGCAACGCCGCCGGGCTAGCTCGCGTTagcatgtttttctgcttcttctttacCGACCTTTTCACTTCGCTTACCGGCTGAGACGTCTTCCCTGTAGCGGTGGGTACACAGTCCTCCCTGTGGCAGACCGCCTCTCCGTCTCCCCCCGCCGGCTCCGCGCTTCCAGCCCCGGGGAAAGGAGGAATTTCAGCCGGGGATGCAGGCAGTGCGCTACTAGGCCCAGGCGGCACTGTGGCCATCCCACCGCATTAAGGTGGAGATTCACGCTTGAAAAACTTCGAATACAATCTCATCCACAAGGCGAAGGGATATACAAACAATATACAAGTTAGTTCACCGAATATTGCGTAAATCCGAGGATTTTTGAGGCGATAGCGTATCCGCTGGCGACGTTTGTCGCTGCTTTCTCCTCGGTTTCCCTGCTGCCGCAAAGTGCTGTCGCAGCAAACGCCATTGCAACAGCATACAGAGACGTTTTACGACAGTGGTGTAACGCATGACAGAGGTTTTTTCAGACACGCGCATTTTAGGTACtgtcatttaatttacatttaaatcaacTAATTTTCCGTATGCTGtcgttttagtttttatttacatttatttcctttccCTTGTATAGGTACTACAGGACTTTCAAATCAAGAATGGGAATAAAATCTCTAGAACTTCATGTAGCCTAGGCCTAACAGGTgataataagaaaagaaaaacaaacaaaagcaaggCAAACGCGGCACATGATGACACGACACGATTTTTACATTGATGTATAGactttaatttttattttctgtcaactttttcctgtattttcaaaaaaagtctCAGGTTACAGGTTTATGATTTCAGGATTTTACTCAGATAAATAAATTCTTGTCAAAGGGAGACAGATGATTAATTTCAGTTCTGTCGAAAGATGAGCATATTGAATTGGAATTTGTGTTACAACCGAATACATGTTGGACTACTTTAAATGTgtgcatgaaaataatcagaggTGATTTTGGATTGAACTACATGCCCAAGATCTGTGTAGTTGTCTATTTTCTTACCAGCAGAGGGCACCAATGTGAGCATTTATTATTAgattacatcttttttttctcttgcaacGTCACAGCGGTTTCTCCAGTAGATGTCGCCAGTAGATTATTTTCCTCCCCATATCAATTTACTGCATCCTCCTGTAAAGTAGTATGAATTTGTCTAAGGTAAGTTTATCTTGAGTAATATCCAGCCTGAGACTCAATACTTCTGTACTTCTCCACGTACTGTATCTGAAAGCTGTatctatgttttatttgtagATTGAGGTGTAAAACATGTCTCAACAGTCAATTCATTTAATCCCCTGCTCTGCATTGAGTGGGATTACATGATTTCAGCACTGCTAGACAGCAGAGAGCAAACAAAGGCAACTGCCCTCAAGTCTTAACAAGGTTTCTGACAAAATCATTGCAGTAATCCAAGTTTTCAACAGCCCAAAGACACATACATGGTCAGTATGTGTAGTGTGGTTTTGGCCTTGGATGATGGATTtaacaaacaacagagagagtgatggaTTCTGGGAGGGAGGACTCTCGCCTGCAGCTGCTCTGCGGAAGGACGATCTCAGTGAAAAAGCTTATAATCTCTCAAgtaataatttaaattaaaatgaatttgcatTGTGAAATAAACAGGATATTTTCATCATAATACATAGCTATATATGGCTACTATCAATAACATtgtccattaaaataaaacaagaagaaagaaatctttcatgcaaaaaaaatgttcgCAGTGTAGTAACTGCAAAGATGACAGAACAGTTTTCATCTActgatattttttgtattgATCATGTACAGTAAAATAGAGGTTTAAAAAGGGAGGAAACCTGTGTCCTCTCAGTGCTGGAGTCCCATTATCAACatgaaatagaataaataaataataccaAACCCATATTTATTAAGGATGTGCCTGTCTGTGCCCCTATAGCTACAAAGTGTACGTAGCTTACCATAGCATTACCTGGGAAATTTTCtcttaatggaaaaaataaattaatgatgGATGTTTTTGGATATTTCAAATTTACTCTGTTACtctgttaaatatttacaaCAGTGAGAAAGGAACTTGAATATGACATGTAAACCATGCAACTCATGTCAGACTTGACTGAACCCCCAACAGACTTCGTATCTGCAGGATGATCTAGTTCATCCTAGGTGGCAGTGTTGCTCTATAATGTCCTCAAGCAGGTTCATGCACCATGTTCTCAGAGGCTGATCACTATTTGGAAAAGACACTGTGTGAACTTTCAAGTCCAAGGAAGAGACTCGTTTCCTCTACATGGCTACAAGCTCTGAGGGAAAACATGACACATCtgtcagatagatagatagatagatagatagatagatagatagatagatagatagatgctcTGTAAAACTGTACAGTAAGTGAGATGCTGACA
The window above is part of the Seriola aureovittata isolate HTS-2021-v1 ecotype China chromosome 19, ASM2101889v1, whole genome shotgun sequence genome. Proteins encoded here:
- the naa30 gene encoding N-alpha-acetyltransferase 30 encodes the protein MATVPPGPSSALPASPAEIPPFPGAGSAEPAGGDGEAVCHREDCVPTATGKTSQPVSEVKRSVKKKQKNMLTRASPAALHLKMQAREQQQLNGLVSPSEDANSHQHTGNRPDNPRPSVDNCDSSSSGSSEGAPAARNNNEHCQHEGHSPFSKNGSHSPLVNNSVNGMPGYTRTEAAHSHLGDEGKEEFDHTEPPRPPSDEPPDAAGPGEEDNPADPEQQQPPAAELARLDLNSSPGRAEEESHGIRYVRYESELQMPWIMRLITKDLSEPYSIYTYRYFIHNWPQLCFLAMVEQECVGAIVCKLDMHKKMFRRGYIAMLAVDSKHRRKSIGTNLVKKAIYAMVEGDCDEVVLETEITNKSALKLYENLGFVRDKRLFRYYLNGVDALRLKLWLR